The Alnus glutinosa chromosome 10, dhAlnGlut1.1, whole genome shotgun sequence DNA window GCAGCTGAGGAATTCTTGGGAAGATGTCGAAAATTGGAGcagaaaagaataaagatcAAATTGCTTGAAATCTAGACTTTGTAGATTGTGCTTGGGGGCTGCTGTCTATCACTTATGGAAGCATACGAATGGCATTTTACATGGGAATAGTCTTAGTTCTGAGGAGCAGATTGTAGCAAAGATTAAATGGGATGTTAGGGCCTGTATCATGAGTAAAGGTCCTTACAAAAAGTCAGTAGAGAATATGCAGCTTGCTAGTTTGTGGAATCTTCAAAAGATTGTTCATTAGCTGGtttagttgttttttctttgttgttggtTCTTGTTCTAATGTGGAAGTTTTGAGTTTTAGCTTACAGGTTGCATCCTGTTTTGTTCAAGTTGTATGGCTATGAGTGTAGCATGTTACTCTCTTGCCCTTTTTGTAGATTGTATTGATGTGTATGTTGTTGGTGTTTGGTTCTATAAAAGATttctttcatcaaaaaaaaaaaaaaaaacacgtctAGTCTCTTTTATACTTATGAGATTCTTTTCGTATGTATTATTAAGCATAAAATTTATGTCTTACTGTAATAGTAGGCTGAAAGAAGATACACACTGATATCAATGTCATTGTCTTGGCTTCATTTCATATATGCATTTGTTGGAACTCCATTGTTGACATATTTGCAAAATGTATGAAAATCATAAATGCTTGAAAAATGTTTGATGGAATGCTTGAGAGAAATGTAGCTTCATGTAGTGGACACTGGAATAATAATATGTGCATGCTCAATTGGGTGAGGATAAGAAGGTTTGAGACTATTTAAGCAAGTTCTGTTTGGAAATTTGGAAATTTGAATGTTAATAATTTCACAATAACCTGATATGCTACAAATTCCATGTTACAAAAGATTTTCCTGTAATCAAACTATGACAAAATCTTTGCTTCTGCATAAAAAATTTGGAACTCTTTTGAACATCTCATACGTACATACCATCTAGTTCTCTTATGACTCCAGTCCTATCTCTACTACAGCTCTAATGTATCTCTTAACCCTATTATGAGTTGTAAATCGAAATTTATAAATAGAGGGATATAGTGAAGTATTATTTATCAATTCACTGCTTCAAGTTTGTAAGTCCACACTCACGGTCgaggttgagtcaagaacacCAAAAATGCATTCTTCAATCAACATGCAATGAGcaactcaaccaaaatcaaaTAGCCTTAATTGCCTAGGAGAGACTGAAATCAATTGTAAGTACCCTaaacatatttatttaattgatctaaccttgtttatcttgaagaaaattgTCATGAGATCAGTATTCAGCTGCGCATACTCTGTAAATTGCATGATCCCAATCCATCCCTCACCACCAATACAGGGTATAGTTGGAAACCATAAATTGAATTTGAACTATTGAGGCTACGCTTAAATAGTGATACAACACCGTCAAATTTGTGTAGGCGTTAGGCTTAAATCATGCCTAGCAAAAAGGGAGGGAAgaagttaaataaaatacaatgacGGGAAAAGTTGCACATGGCAACAGTTTAGACTGTAGGATCTTCTCAAACAAGCAGAATAGCTGGATTATATCTGATTAAACTTACATACAAAACCGTTGAAACCATTTGACATGTGACAATTAGATAGCATAGCAACTGGAAGATATTTGGATACCTAGGAAAAGAATTGAATACACTGGGTACACCACTCACtgcaaaaagaaataatatttttgtggaAATCAcacttattatatattgattggcGTTGCATATTGTTGTAATCTAAAGTTTATGGGGGATATTATCAATTGGATTGTAGCTTGAATGGGGTCTATAGACTTTTTCTATGAATTAAAGTTTCTTAATTAACTTGAAATTGTAATTTCCATTAGTAAGTAAATTTCTCATAGTAATAGAAACTTATAGGCTATAGCGCTTGGTGCCTTTTGGTGAAGAAAATATCTAAAGAACATATGGATCGATGGCCCTTTAGATATTGATATCATTGGGAAAAAAAGTACTGCATGTTATCAAAGAAAAAGCTTTTTCAATGTCTTCTATCACTAATTACTACCTTCCATATTTAACCGGTTTAACATTCTATGCCTCCAACCCTTGCAAAGAAATAGTTGCTCAAATTGTTTGTTGGCTTCCACATTCAAAAATAGAAGTTCATGAATGTCAACAATAGCAACAAatcttctcaaatttcaaactcaaatTCATTGGTCAAGTATGGGAAAATGGaattgaacattaaaaaaaaaaactcttatttgTTACACATAAATATTAAGCATCTTTGCGCTATCAAACATATATGAGAAAACTAATTTTCTTCTTGAACAGGGatataataaatcaaaagactcatacataaattaatttgcatttaaaattgagatgattgacttgattcatttgattgGTTCGAATTCTCTTCACCACCTATTATGGTTTCGTCCAGTGATGAGAGGAAAGGCTTGGAAGGCATTTGAAAGCATTCAACTTTTCCTTCAAGTATTTGAACGACTTTGTTCATTGAAGGGCGATCGTTAGGCTTCATTTGTATACACCATAATGCAACAATGATCATCTTTTTgcccattttcttttcctcttcggTGGCGTCTTCCAATAATTCTACGTCGTTTCCATTTTGCAATTGGTCATAAACCCAAGTAGGGAAGTATATTTGGCTTGAGTGTTCTGCAAATGCATTTACGTTCTTTCTTCTACCGGCCATTTTCATCAATAACATTCCAAAACTATAAACATCAGCTTTGTATGAGACGCCTCCAATATTTTTGTAGAACAACTCAGGAGCCATATATCCTAATGTCCCTCTTGCAGCAGTCAAAGAAACAATGCTATCATTTACTGGATATAATTTTGCTAGTCCAAAGTCAGAAACCTTAGGAGTAAAATTTTCATCAAGAAGAATGTTGTGAGGCTTGATATCAAAATGTAAAATTTGCATGTCACATCCTTGATGTAAATATTCAATCCCATGAGCAACTCCTAGAGCTATATCAAACATTTGATTATAGCTTAGGAGCGTGCGTACTTCTgacaaaaaaatgtatttatttagGGAACCATTAGGCATGAACTCATATACAAGAGCCCGTTTCGATCCTTCAACGCAAAAACCAATGAGTTGCACTACATTAACATGGTGAATCCTTCCAATGGTTGCAACTTCGCTTATAAAATCTTGTCCGTTAGCTTTGGACTTACCTAACATCTTTATAGCCACAAGACGACCACTTCGAAGTGTTCCTTTAAATACAGTGCCATAACCTCCTTCACCCAATTTCTCCTTGAAACTTTTAGTAATCTTCTTAATTTCAGAATAAGAGTACCTTATTGGCATGAGGTTATTGTGACTTTGTAGAAATTCTTCGACAACATCATACATTGATAAATGTCTCCTGTTCCATTTATAGATCAAGAATGCAATCACAAATGGAGTCCCCAATATCGTTCTTGGTGCTTGGAATATTAGTCCTATGGAAGAACATCACCAAAGTATGGATTGTAAGCCAACATGTTGTTGCATTGccgtaaatatatatttattttagtatatatatatagatcctAGTAATTAATTACAATACTTGTTATCTTTTTCAGgtaataattcaaattttcattttggcCACATGTTATAAATTAATTCATGCTTAATAGTTTATAGAATGATCGATCtgctaaaaaggaaaaagctaGAAAAAAAACTAACGAAGATCAAAGGAGAGAAGATTCTTACCATAGTCAATTGTCATGTACATCAGTAAATAAATTGGAAGAGCTGGAAGaaatatgggaaaaaaaaaaatgaatgaattaaTAAAATTGCATAAACAAATGTCACATAGGACCATGcttaagaagaaataaaagcaaCAGTATAAACCTGTTGCTTTATCATCGAGGACAGTCAATATTCCATTTCGATCTATGTGGTTATTGTTTCATTCTATACTAAATTTACCAAATTGCCCATAGGGAATTTATCctgcaaataaatttttaagattaatTGAAGCCTCACCTAATTTGTTGCCAAATCGCTCATATAGTACTGGTAGTATTCGTTCTTCTAGTTGATAATATAGCTCATATAGTCGTAGTCGTAGTGGTACTGGTAGATGATCTAATACTGTTTTGACAAACAAGAGAATAACATGCATCAGTACTGTTTGGAAACATAGAATTAAAACTCGGCATTTCTTTTAAAgttgtcgtttttttttttttttttttttttttttttttttttttttttttatgtaaacaTCACATTAATTGCAAGGAATGATCTGtttataaaaacaaaggaataagaaaaaaagaagaagaagataatcaaaataaaaaagataacgCGCGGTTCTTACCGAAGGTGAACACTTGAAATAGTATTCCGTCAATAACtacaacatgaaaataaataaattaattaatttatcaattaataaaaaaggtGATTTGAGTATAAGATCCTTCAAACAAGTTTGCGAGATTGAAAACTTACAATAGTATATCTTCTCAAGGATTCCTTCCTTAGGAACAGCTTCAGCGACTAGAAGCATGAATGGTTAGcgatgaaaaaagaaagaaacagaaatttaatggtaattaaaatttaaacatgtaagaaatttaattagaaattacaagtgttatgtgtatttttttttttttttcgcatgcATTAATTCTTTTATATACGCACCTTTTCGATAGCAACTAACAATATTGCCCGCCCCATCGAGGTAGCAATCCTCAACTCTGCAGCTTCCACAATAAGCTCCGTACCAAGAAAGCTCAAAACCCCGTAGCAATTCATTGTGGAAGTCTGTACAGGAAATATTTCTCAAGTCATAATGATCACGATCTGAATAGGATGTGAGAGATATTTGCTTCACTTGGCACAAGTCCCCCAACTCCATTGCAGCACGATACCCGAATAGAACATATTTATACCTCTTGGAATTGGGATACACTCCATCCTCAATGCAAGCAGAAATGTTTAGATGATACCGGGAATTCACTGGCTTTTCACATTCCACGAAAATCAGATTGTGCGTTATGTAGTACTCTCTACGATTCAACGAAAATGTTTGATATGGATCCCCTGAATTGAAATTATTGTACTCTAGAGAATAACGAGGGATGAAGGAGTAGTTCTCATTAGCGTTGAGTCCAATACCTGGGTCTACAACTCTGATTATGTAGTCGGTGTAATTGATTTGTCGTACGTGGTATCTTCCATGATATAAGTGTAACAATAGTGTTTGGTTGTTCTCACATGAAAGATTATACCTTTGATCGCCGCAGTTTTTGGGCTCGCTCGTTAGTCGAAACAGATAGCTTATGTTAAGGATAGAGCCGCAGGAAGAAGGAGGACAGTGATCTTGATCAGCACTAGTATTGCAAGTTTGATGAAAGaggacaacaacaacaataaggGCCGTCAGTCCCATACCTCTTGCCATGGagatatggagagagagagagagagagagatagatatTCCACATTATTCCACAgcaaagcctatatatagacaaagtaaataaataatttagatTTATAAGGCGTAAGCACCTACGTCATATATTGAAAATAGGCCTTTTATGAAGTATTTAAGAGGCTGAGAACCATTGCTGATGGATATTTGCATAGAAATGGTAATCTCATACTTGTTCTTGTTTGTGGCTTTCATCATAGACCTTGGATATGCCCAAAATATGTGTGCTGAAACACGTTGTGGCGGTCATGGCCCACCCATCCGATTTCCCTTCCGACTTAACACCCACGCAGATCACTGTGGGTATTCTGGGTTTAATCTCTCCTGCACCAACACAAATGATACAGTGCTAGAACTTATTAATTTTGTAATCAATGTTGGGACTTCAATTTGATGATTATAAAAAAGTggctactaatttttttttctttttcttttatctgccattttttccttttcaattgtcAATTTCTTAGGTTGTCATATAATCTAAGAATGAATTTGTTTTAGTCACACCATTTATTTATGAAGCACCACACAATTTATCTTTCTGTTGCACGGTATCTATAAAAGACTAATATTGTATATTTCTGAATATATATCAGCTCAAGATCCCTTACTTTATGCAtaatagaaatattaaaaatcatgacaaattcATGATCTGCTCTTTATCACATTAATGGCCATACAAATTCAGGTTTGTACTAATCCCCAAAAATAATTGGTCCAAATTAACCTTCACTTCCACTCCTTATTTCTGGGTCATCACTCACACTTTCTGTGTCTATATCTTTTTCATTGAGGTGTCCGAGTCATGCATGGACATAACAATCAACCCTTCGTCATTGCCCTCGTCAGTCATACACCTTGGTTTCCAAAAGAAATTTCCAAGATCCTACAAGTGATTGGATTTGGACCACACCACTATCTCCCTAGTTAATGTCTCTATGTATTTTGAGTCCATGATTGAGACTACACATAGTCATTGGCACACAGAGTCCACGCTCATTATTGCACTACTAAAAACCCAGTGTTTACTAGCGTTAAATGGAAACactgataaatttttttcaatatcgGCCGATAGTATTTGATACAACCCATAGACTTTGGCATGGAGACTCCACGCTAGCTCATTATTGCACAACTAaaaaatacggtgtttaccggCGTTAAGTGAAAACACCGATGATCATTTAAATATCGGTGTTTATCTTAAACGCTGATAAtgattgagacaacacatggcCTTTGGCATGAAGACTCCATATTCATCATTGCATCGATAAGCTTTTAAAAATTGGCGTTTAGCTTAAATGCTGATGATGATTGAGATTACACGTAGCCTTCGGCATAGAGACTCGATattcattcttgttattttgttgGCCATTTTTCTACCCACTTATTTGGAAATTAGAGTTATGCTTTCCTTGTATATTATTGTTATAGTTAATGTTATTTTGGACACATCGGAAATGATCTCTACTTCTAAACCTAGAATTGTGGATTCTCGACAACTAAATTATGGGAGAGATGAAATTCCCAAATAATGTATTTATGGAAAAACTgataatttttgaaatattttttaactattatttattcatttatctaCCATTATGATATGAGCCGTTCATTTACCATAATGATAAGAACGGCTCATATCATAAtggtaaataaatgaataagtaatagttaagaaaaaaaaaaaaaaaaaagaagaagagaaagaataatGTATATTTCTGAATATATATCAGCTCAAGATCCCTTTCTTTAAGCAtaatagaaatattaaaaatcatgacaaattcATAATCTGGTCTTTATCACATT harbors:
- the LOC133879492 gene encoding putative cysteine-rich receptor-like protein kinase 16, giving the protein MARGMGLTALIVVVVLFHQTCNTSADQDHCPPSSCGSILNISYLFRLTSEPKNCGDQRYNLSCENNQTLLLHLYHGRYHVRQINYTDYIIRVVDPGIGLNANENYSFIPRYSLEYNNFNSGDPYQTFSLNRREYYITHNLIFVECEKPVNSRYHLNISACIEDGVYPNSKRYKYVLFGYRAAMELGDLCQVKQISLTSYSDRDHYDLRNISCTDFHNELLRGFELSWYGAYCGSCRVEDCYLDGAGNIVSCYRKVAEAVPKEGILEKIYYFIDGILFQVFTFVLDHLPVPLRLRLYELYYQLEERILPVLYERFGNKLALPIYLLMYMTIDYGLIFQAPRTILGTPFVIAFLIYKWNRRHLSMYDVVEEFLQSHNNLMPIRYSYSEIKKITKSFKEKLGEGGYGTVFKGTLRSGRLVAIKMLGKSKANGQDFISEVATIGRIHHVNVVQLIGFCVEGSKRALVYEFMPNGSLNKYIFLSEVRTLLSYNQMFDIALGVAHGIEYLHQGCDMQILHFDIKPHNILLDENFTPKVSDFGLAKLYPVNDSIVSLTAARGTLGYMAPELFYKNIGGVSYKADVYSFGMLLMKMAGRRKNVNAFAEHSSQIYFPTWVYDQLQNGNDVELLEDATEEEKKMGKKMIIVALWCIQMKPNDRPSMNKVVQILEGKVECFQMPSKPFLSSLDETIIGGEENSNQSNESSQSSQF